Within Candidatus Cloacimonadota bacterium, the genomic segment ATATGTTGACCATGCCAAAAGCATTTGGGAAGGTGAAAAAATGAAAATCTATCTAAGACTCAGCCTCATCCTGCTGGCATTTTGCGTGGTGGCGACAGCGCTTTTGGCGTTTGTGAATTCCGCCACCAAGCCACGCATCGACGAACTGCAAACCAAAGCCGCCGATGAAGCGCGTTCCACCCTCATTCCC encodes:
- a CDS encoding electron transporter RnfG, whose product is MKIYLRLSLILLAFCVVATALLAFVNSATKPRIDELQTKAADEARSTLIP